The Planctellipticum variicoloris DNA window GCAGGAAAGGACTTGCGCTGACGGCGACCCGTGCGGGGCAGGGGAGGCCGCCGATGGAATTCTACATTTTAACCGGGGGAGGGCAGAGTTGACAGGGGGGCCTAAGGCTCGAAATCACGAAATCACCGTCGTCCCGCGGCCGGCGATTCCAGCGGTTCAACGGACTCCATCAGCAAGAATGAAGCGTCATGCCACAGCGGCGGCTGTCCCGGGACTTCGCCAGCCGCTTGATAAACACGAACCAGCGATTTGCCCACAAGGATCATCTCCGGATGCCGGATCTCGAACGACTGACCGCTGGCCATATTGATCCGGAAGGGACGAAACGGCTCGGCGGTCACGTATTCCATCAGTCGAGGAGATGTCAGCATGGGCGAGACCTCACGTACGGAAGCGGGGCAAAAAGTGGCGGAGCCGCACGCTATTCTAGTCGTCTGGATAGTCATTGCGTAGTCCATTTCGCCTTGCCGCACTCGACCTGTTCCCGGAGTCTGCGAAGTTGTTCACTTCGGGTCGCTGGTGTCGCGAGTAACTCTCCGCCGACAAAGGGCTTGCGCCGGCCGAGGGCTCCTGCGGGGCAGGGCGGGCCGCGGATCGAGTTCTGGATTTTCCCCGTCGGTGGGCTGTGCTGACGGAACGGGCGCATTGGTTGCCTCGAACTGCCGAATCGTCCCTGTCAGCTCGTTGGCGCGTCCGAAGAAGCCTTTGAATTGCCTGAACGCGTGCCGCTATCCCAGCAGCCCCTGCACGACCTTGCCGTGGACGTCGGTCAGTCGATAGTCGCGGCCCTGAAAGCGATACGTGAGACGGCTGTGATCGATTCCCAGCAGGTGGAGCAGTGTGGCGTTGAGATCGTGGACGTGGACGGGCTGCTCGACGACGTTGCAGGAAAAGTCATCCGTTCGGCCATAGACCACGCCGGGCTTGATGCCTCCCCCTGCCAGCCACATCGTGAAGCAGCCGCCGTGATGGTCGCGACCGTAGTTCGTCGGCTCGAGCGCACCCTGGCTGTAGGCGGTGCGTCCGAACTCGCCTCCCCAGATCACGAGCGTCTCATCGAGCAGTCCGCGGCGTTCGAGGTCGTGCACGAGGGCGGCGGCGGGCTGGTCGACGTCGCGGCATTGCAGACGCAGATCGCTCGGCAGATTGTAATGCTGGTCCCAGCCGCGGTGATACAACTGCACGAACCGCACACCGCGCTCGACCAGTCTTCGGGCAAGCAGACAGTTCGCCGCGAACGTGCCAGGGCGCGACGACTCCGGACCGTAGAGATCGAATGCTTCGCGAGACTCCCCCGAGAGATCGGTCAGTTGAGGGACTGACGTCTGCATCCGATACGCCAGTTCGTACTGGGCGATCCGGGTGGCGATCTCGGGGTCGTGTTCGCGGGCGAGCGCGCGGCGATTGAAATCGGCGAGCAGATCGAGCTGGTCGCGCCGCAGAGTGGCGTTCAGTCCTGCCGGATTCGAGAGATACAGGACGGGATCGCCGGCCGAACGGAGCGCGACCCCCTGGTGATTCGAGGGCAGAAAGCCCGCTCCCCAGAGCCGGGCATAGAGGGGATCTGCCGGTCGGGCGGCGCTTCCCCGGGAAATCATGACGACGAAGGCCGGCAGGTCTGCGGTTTCTGCGCCCAGCCCATAGCTCGACCAGGCGCCGAAACTGGGGCGCCCGGGCTGCTGGTGGCCGGTCTGCAGCAGCGTCACGGCGGGGTCGTGATTGATCGCCTCCGTGTAGAGCGAGCGCACGATCGCGATCCGGTCGACAACGCCTGCCGTATGCGGCAGGAGCTCAGAGATCCAGGCTCCGTTGTCACCCTGCCTGATGAAGTTGAACTGCGATGCGGTGATGGGGAACGACTTCTGGCCGCTGGTCATTCCCGTGAGCCGCTGACTGTTGCGGACGGACTCGGGAAGCTCTTGTCCGTGCCGCTGTCTCAGGTCCGGTTTGTGATCGAACAGATCGAGCTGCGACGGGCCGCCGTGCATGAAGAGGGAAATCACCCGCTTGGCGCGAGCGGGGAAATGCGGCGCGGCGCCGGAGGTCAGACTCGCGGCCCGGGCATTCTCCGACAGGAGCGTCGAAGCGGCGATCGCGCCGAGCCCCAGCCCGGACTGCGTCAGGAAGGACCGCCGCGTTGCTGCTTCAGGAGTTGAGAATTCAAAAACCTTCATCGGCGGGTAATGGCCTCATCAAGGTTGAAGAGTGTGTGGACGAGGACCGTCCAGACGGCGAGTTCGACCGAGCCGTCCGGGGCGCCATCCGCTGAAACAAACCGCCGGGCGGCCAAAGGGTCCGACGTGTAGCGAGTGCGGACTCGGGCCAGGAACTTCTGCAGATCGGCCAGCTCATCCGCCGTGGGTTCACGCGACAGGACCGTGCGGATTGCTCGACCGATCCGATGCGGATCGGTGGCCGGAGTCGACAAGAGCGTCGCGGCGATTGCGCGGGCTGCTTCGAGATACGTCTCGTCATTCAGAAGCACCAATGCCTGCAGCGGGGTATTGGTCCGCGGTCGCTTGAGCGTGCATTTCTCGCGAGTCGGTCCGTCGAAGACCAGCAGCGCGGGGTGGGGCGACTGGCGTTTGTGGAACGTGTAGAGACTGCGGCGGTAGCGTCCCGAGCCCGGATCGACTTCCCAGGTGGATTCGCCGGCATAGGAAACTTCTTCCCAGAGCCCTGGCGGCTGGAAGGGCTTGACGCTCGGCCCGCCGACATCGGGAACCAGCAGCCCGGACGCGGCCAGCGCCTGGTCGCGGATCATTTCCAGCGGCATTCGAAAACGCGGCCCCCGCGCCAGCAGGCGGTTTTCGGGATCGATGACTTCCCCGTCGCGCAGCGTGAACAGCGACCGCTGGCGATAGGTCTGCGACGTGACGATCAGCCGCAGCATGGCCTTGGTATCCCAGCCGGTGTCACGATACGTGGCGGCAAGGAAATCGAGCAGAGCGGGATGGGTGGGGGGCTCACCCTGCGTTCCGAAATCGTTCGCTGTGCGGACGAGGCCTTCGCCGAAACACTGCCGCCAGAGTCGGTTCACGGCGACACGCGCGACCAGCGGATTGTCGGCCGACATCAGCCAGCGGGCCAGCCCCAGTCGGTTTTCCGGTGCGTCCGCGGGCCAGGGGGAGAGCGCTGCAGGGGTGCCGGGATGCACGCTCTCGCCAGGCTGATTGTAGACGCCGCGGAGCAGAATCTGCGTGGGACGGACCTCGGGGCGCTCGGCCATCACCAGCGCCAGCGGAATCGCCTCGCGGACGCCTTGCTCGGCGGCGCGGGCGGCTCGCAAAGCATCGCGAGCAGTCCGAGTTGCCACGTCGGCGCGGTGATCGATGTGGTCGTCGAGCAGCCACTCGACATCCCGTCCCGGCCGCTTGTCGGCCGGGCGTTCCAGGATGCCCCGAGTCCGTTCGCCGCGATACCAAACTGATATGGCCTCATCCGCCAGCGCGCCGGGAATCCAGCGGAATTCATCCAACCCGCCATAGAATCCCAGACCCTCGTCACGACGGGCGAGCCGGATCGGTTCTTCCGTAGCGATGGAGCCGCGCAGCGAATCCCGCCGGATCTCGGTTGCGACCGCCTGGCCGTTCAAAAACAGCCGAAGACCCTCCGCCCGCTGTGAGCCATCGTACCGCACGACGACGTGGTTCCAGGCATTAGCGGGCAGTTTGTCGCGGGAAACGACTTCGATCCCGACCTCGCCCCAGCGATGGACCAGATGGACGCCGATCCGCCCCTTCTGCCACAGAACTTCGATTCCGCGCCGGTCGCCGGCCGGCTCGATTTTCGAAACCGGGCACCCCAGCGATTTCTCCGACATCAGCCAGATCCCGAGTGTCCAGGGTTCGTCGACGGAAAACGGGAAATCGTCGACCTCGATGTGCTGCGT harbors:
- a CDS encoding DUF1501 domain-containing protein, coding for MKVFEFSTPEAATRRSFLTQSGLGLGAIAASTLLSENARAASLTSGAAPHFPARAKRVISLFMHGGPSQLDLFDHKPDLRQRHGQELPESVRNSQRLTGMTSGQKSFPITASQFNFIRQGDNGAWISELLPHTAGVVDRIAIVRSLYTEAINHDPAVTLLQTGHQQPGRPSFGAWSSYGLGAETADLPAFVVMISRGSAARPADPLYARLWGAGFLPSNHQGVALRSAGDPVLYLSNPAGLNATLRRDQLDLLADFNRRALAREHDPEIATRIAQYELAYRMQTSVPQLTDLSGESREAFDLYGPESSRPGTFAANCLLARRLVERGVRFVQLYHRGWDQHYNLPSDLRLQCRDVDQPAAALVHDLERRGLLDETLVIWGGEFGRTAYSQGALEPTNYGRDHHGGCFTMWLAGGGIKPGVVYGRTDDFSCNVVEQPVHVHDLNATLLHLLGIDHSRLTYRFQGRDYRLTDVHGKVVQGLLG
- a CDS encoding DUF1553 domain-containing protein, translating into MTTDAPPAVALRYGPGAVVLLFAGLFGPVGAHSSAAEPISFNREIRPILSEHCWKCHGFDEQARQAGLRLDERAAAISPAESGDIAIVPGKPEASALIARLTTGDAALQMPPHPTDKRPTSAEIDRLKRWIAEGATYQRHWAFEPILKPSVPQVEGVTHPIDAFVAAQLAEHGTTIAPSADRDTLIRRVYFDLIGLPPTVEELELARRASWEATVDQLLASPHFGERMAVDWLDAARYADTDGYFGDKPRQMWLWRDWVIDAFNRNLPFDQFTVEQLAGDLLPEATISQRIATGFNRNHMTNDETGLIDEEYRIEYVADRVETTTATWLGLTVGCAQCHDHKYDPISQREYYQLFAFFNNVPEQGLLVGHDAPPRISVPNADQQRRLTELEAATAQAKSAFAPLRAAAVTDLAAREGEILAALAPLPGKPDGIPPAIHLSLNGIADAGSRSVGTPLKPAAGIRDEGLRFDATQHIEVDDFPFSVDEPWTLGIWLMSEKSLGCPVSKIEPAGDRRGIEVLWQKGRIGVHLVHRWGEVGIEVVSRDKLPANAWNHVVVRYDGSQRAEGLRLFLNGQAVATEIRRDSLRGSIATEEPIRLARRDEGLGFYGGLDEFRWIPGALADEAISVWYRGERTRGILERPADKRPGRDVEWLLDDHIDHRADVATRTARDALRAARAAEQGVREAIPLALVMAERPEVRPTQILLRGVYNQPGESVHPGTPAALSPWPADAPENRLGLARWLMSADNPLVARVAVNRLWRQCFGEGLVRTANDFGTQGEPPTHPALLDFLAATYRDTGWDTKAMLRLIVTSQTYRQRSLFTLRDGEVIDPENRLLARGPRFRMPLEMIRDQALAASGLLVPDVGGPSVKPFQPPGLWEEVSYAGESTWEVDPGSGRYRRSLYTFHKRQSPHPALLVFDGPTREKCTLKRPRTNTPLQALVLLNDETYLEAARAIAATLLSTPATDPHRIGRAIRTVLSREPTADELADLQKFLARVRTRYTSDPLAARRFVSADGAPDGSVELAVWTVLVHTLFNLDEAITRR